Below is a window of Staphylococcus succinus DNA.
CATATCTAATTGTTAAACCTAATATCTGCTTATAGAATATGCGCATAGTAGATAAATCAGAAACATTGAGTGTAATATTTGTTACGTGTGTTGAGGCATTATCATGAAAAGTCATTATATCAAACTCCTTACATCAAACTTGTATTCTTATTAGTTACAAGTTTGATGTTAATATAAAAAATATACTAGGTCAACTATTAAGTTCTTTAGGTGAGTGTGGAAATAAGTTGTTTCTTGTATATTGAGTCATTTAAAATGGGTATAGAATACAAATCATACTTAATAGGGGATAGGTTCATGGCACATTATTATTTTAAAGAAAATTTTTTTAATACTTCAAAATCTGCTATTGATGTTTTTAATGATAGTGATGAAGCGTGTTTCAAATTACAGTTATTTTATACATCTGCTACGCAAGAAGCATTTGCAATGTTTGGCAATAATAAACAAAATTTTGAAATTACTGATGGCCAAGCTACTTATCGTATTTTACAAGAAAAAACAATACGTGGTGCGCTTAAAACACCGTTTAAAACTGTCTGGCAAGTTGAGAAAAATGGGACGGTTATTGGAACGTTTCGTTCAAAAATGGGAATTAAAGCAACTATGTTATTCGAAGGGAATAAGGGAGATGTTTTAAAATTCCAATCAGGTTTTATTTCAAGAAGTGTGAAAGTTATGGAGGGGCGTCATGAAATTATGCACAGTAAATCGGAGCGCTTCAAATTAGCATCTCGTCATGACCTTGATATATACACTGAAACATATCATCCTGCTATGCTTGTAATGTTGTTTCAAGTATTTTATGAATTTCAAGAACAACAAAGAAAGCAATCGAATTAATCATTGATACTAATATTTTTGGGAAATAGAAATACGAAAAAAGCACCACTAACTATAGTTTTAGTTAATGGTGCTTCTTGTTTAAAGAGAGTTATATCAAGATTTAACCTACATATACATCTTGATATTCTGGATTCTTTTCAATGACACTCTTGGCGAATGGACAAGATGCTACTACTTTTAAATCGTTGTCGCGGGCGTAGTCAACTACAGATTTAACAAGTGAAGAACCAATGCCTTGGCCGCCTAATTCATCAGGAACACCAGTATGATTAATGTCAATTTGATTATCGTCTTGTGATTGGAAAGTGATTTCTGCTTGTGGATTATTCTCATCGTCACCAATATAGAATTTATTTGTACCTTGTTTAATTTCAGCCATTTTACCACTCCTTTTATAATACGTAACACTTACTAAATATCACGTTTTGAGATAACTTAAACAATTATATCTAAACGTTTAAGTTATCTCTAACCAAATTAATAGTATAAAATAGTATGATTTGAGCATTAACCATTGAAATATAGTTGAAATAAGTTTATAGTTTTAACGGAATAATTTCGATTTGGAGGGGCGGATTTTGAAAAAAAGTATACTATTGTTACTCATATGTACGCTCGGTATAGTATTAGGTGCATGTGGAAACACAAACGAAGAAGAAAAAAAAGATGTAAGCACAAAGAATAAATTAGAGATATCTACTACTGCATTTGCTTTTCAAAGTTTTACAGAACAGATTGGCGGTAAATATGTGGACGTGCATTCAATATATCCTCCAGGGGCAGATATTCATTCTTTTGAACCAACACAAAAAGATATGATTGATATCGCAAAAGATGATTTATTTATATATTCAAATAATGAAATGGATCCAGTGGCTAAAAAGATTGCTAAGTCTATTAAAAATGATGATTTGAAATTGCCTTTAGCCCAAAATTTAAGTAGTCATGACCTTGTAGCAAATGATGAACACGAGCATGAGCACGAACATGAACATGAAGCTCATGAAGAAGGCAGTGAAGACCCACACGTATGGCTTGACCCAGTCTTAGATAAAAAATTTGCTAAAGAAATTAAAAATAATTTGGTGAAAAAAGATCCGGAACATAAAGCCTACTATGAAGCAAATTATAAAAAAGTTGCAAAAGACA
It encodes the following:
- a CDS encoding metal ABC transporter solute-binding protein, Zn/Mn family, which encodes MKKSILLLLICTLGIVLGACGNTNEEEKKDVSTKNKLEISTTAFAFQSFTEQIGGKYVDVHSIYPPGADIHSFEPTQKDMIDIAKDDLFIYSNNEMDPVAKKIAKSIKNDDLKLPLAQNLSSHDLVANDEHEHEHEHEHEAHEEGSEDPHVWLDPVLDKKFAKEIKNNLVKKDPEHKAYYEANYKKVAKDINAIDKKLKVITNQPKRDTVIISHDSIGYLAKRYGFKQEGVSGMNNEEPSQKALMGIVEDIEKSQQPYVLYEQNISSKVTDVIKKESNTTPVSFHNMATLSKDEEKERNISYQSLMKRNIKSLDKALNH
- a CDS encoding GNAT family N-acetyltransferase; this translates as MAEIKQGTNKFYIGDDENNPQAEITFQSQDDNQIDINHTGVPDELGGQGIGSSLVKSVVDYARDNDLKVVASCPFAKSVIEKNPEYQDVYVG